gctttccgccggagcgggcttgattcaaccggagtcggctttccgccgaagcgggcttggtgcgaccggagtcggctttccgccggagcgggcttggtttgaccggagtcggctttccgctggagcgggcttcctcacatgagtgaggtatgctgcgagctgggatttgtcgctccgccgctcgtagcttgtgaggggggcccttgacgggcgccctgactcttgccaacgtgcagcgcgcgccgctgccgatggtggctgctccacaggcacggttgcccctggcgcaggaaggcgagaggtgtgtggcgcggatgacgccacaccctccgtcatctccacgtcgtcgtcgtggtgggagtgctcaaccactcgagccatggagatgggcaagagacgagctaaaactagctaaagcgcccctacctggcgcgccaaatgtcgtggtgtggtaaaccacagccgggtgacggaatgcacccgcctaagcccagagggtgagtactcgggggttagatAGGACTAGTTCTATCTtgctggaagaacacgatgaacacagcaggtttagagtggttcgggccgccggagcgtaataccctacgtccactgtgtgatgtattgctcttgtgtctatggatgagtctatcctctgcctctgGAGAGTCTGAGAGATCTAGTGCTGAGTCCAGCGTGAGTCTGAGaatctgtgttctagcgggcgtgctctcccttttatatgtccaagaggagcacgtacactgagcggggccccgacatgtggacccggcgatgtattataaactacactttggccttcaatgcctcagatccggagatcttgtcgtcgacttccgtgcgtagcttctgaccagagatggtcttgagctgtcctgtcagaatAGAGTCAAGcatctgcagccgcgcgtcgaggtcatgatgataCGCCGAACTACTggctcagtccactgtagcagcgtgcactgttgctctagtcagtagctggtcatcatgactcatcgcaggtgggtccgggtctgcggtcacaggtgctgagcatttccacctctgggacacgtggtgacaccggacccgtccccagcgggaagcgggtccgggaccattagtccggtgagatggagtcggaccctagGGGTCCGGCTACTCAGCTCCTTAGaacgtagttacggataactacgcgagtcttggcacaataggagtgggtaccccagctgcAGTGTACCGACAAGATGCACCTAAAATtctaaaactttacaagattcctcgtcacatcgaatctttgaaggcacgcatgaaatattaaatgtagctaaataaaataactaattacacagtttgattataatttacgagacgaattttttgagcctaattaatccatagcgggacaataattattaaatataaatGGAAATGCTACAGTATTTTTATATCTAAAATttttcgcatctaaacaagCCCAAACGACTTATAAAACTGGCAAAGGCAAATGAAGCTTGAGAAATGAGAGGAGAACGGCCAAAATCGGCACCAACTCTGTACTCGTGGATCCTATCAACGCGGCCGTGCCGTGTTTCCCCAAACCGTCGCCATTGCAGGCCAACCCAACGCTGATCCGGGTCCACATCAACCGGTGCCAGTTGCCAATCGCCACACCTCCAGCCGCCCTATGGGGCCCCACCGCCAGTCTGCGCAGCCCTAAAGGGTTTGGCAGAAGAAACCAGACAGACGCCAGCCCACACTGATCCGACGGTTCGCACCGCCTCAACCCAATCGGACGGCCATCTGGTCGCTACTCCCCACTTCCGGCTCGCACAGACCCAGCCACTTCCACGTGGGTCCCAAAAAGTGGCCCAGTTCTGTCAGTGGTTGCTCTATTCATACCGAGGTAAGGGTGGGCCCATGAATTAACTAATAGTATCTCGTGTTTAAAAGAAAAAATcagaggaggaaaaaaaataaaacggACCCGGAGAAAAAGATGCTTTTGGCATCATCCAGCCCACCACGCCTCTCCGCTCCGCTTGCCCACCCGCCTCCTCTCAGAAGAAACACACGCCCCTCGGATCCAGCCACGTCAGCGATCCGCGCCCCGCCATCCGAGTGCTCCCATTGGCCCTCCAGGCAACCCCCCTCGCCCACCCTCCATGCACCGGGTCCACGAAACTCTCCGTGAACCGCCCCCTCTTCCCCCAATGGCGAGGAAAACGCCCTCCCCGTATAAATCACTCTGTATTTCAAATCCCCTCGAAACCAAACAGCCCTGgaggaaaaaatattttattattattgaAGAAGAAGAGATGGTGGACGAGGCGTGGGAgcgggcggtggaggcggcgctgcacgccggcggcgaggggagctCGTCGCCCGCGCGGAGCCTGACGCTGGACGGCGCCGTCAAGTGCATGCACGGCCGGCTCCCGGCGGCAGAGATACTGGAGCGGCACCAGAGCCTAGAGCACCTCTCGATCGCCGGCGTCGGGGTCACGTCGCTCGAGGGGTTCCCACGGCTGCGGAACCTAACGCGGCTCACTCTCTCCGACAACCGCATCGCCGGCGGCCTCGACCACCTCGTCGCCGCGGGGCTCTCCTCGCTGCGGGACCTCgacctcagcaacaaccgcATCCAGGACGTCGACGACCTCGCGCCGCTCGCTGACCTCCGCCTCGTGTCGCTCGACCTCTACGAGTGCCCGGTCACAAGGGTCAAGGACTACAGATCCAGGGTGTTCGGGATGATCCGGACGCTCAAATACCTTGACAAGATGGACGCCGATGAGAACGAGCGCCCAGAGtcggatgacgacgacgacgatggggACGGGGAAGGCGACGGTGAAGGtgatggcgacggcgacggcgacggcgacgaagacgacgacgatgaggaaGACGAAGACGACCCCGGGAGCGGCGAGGTGGCCAACGGGGGTGTCTCGCACTCGCTCGGCGGCGTGGCTTCGCACCCGGCGGAGGTGAATGGGGTGATCGATGTGGACGAGGAAGAGAGCGACGCTGACGAGGTCGTCCCTAACGGGGGAGTCGAGCACCACCACGGGGTAAACGGGTTCCGGGTCGCGGCGGCCGGAGAAGCCCCagaagaggaggatgaggacgtggaggatgaggacgaggatgatgaCGAGGACTTTGAGGAGGAAGATGATTTGGGAGAGGAGATCgatgaagatggtgatgatgaGGATGCTGTTGTGGAAGTCCATGATGTGCCGAGtagtgatgatgaggaagaTGGCGTTGAGGTGGAGGATGACGAAGAGGATGATGAAGAGGAGGAAGTTGAGGATGAAGGCGAGGAGGCTGAGCCACAGAGCAGTGGAAGGGTTGCCATGATGACAGGGGAGGATGGAGGAGAAGAGATTGATGGGCATGAGCATGGAGAAGGGGATGATGAGGATGAGAATGGTGAGATCGGAGAAGAGGATGACGAGGGATTGGAAGCTGATAGGGGTTTTGAGGAGGGAAATGAAGATGAGGACGCGGATGATGAGGTATAACGCATCAACTTTCTCCCAAGCGTTTCAAGTGCTTTTACCATGACTTTCAATTTCTGTTCGTTCATCTGGCAATTCGTTTATTATTATCCATTAGTTTATACAGTTGGAGCTATGGATCATGTCAGTTTTTTCTTCTGCATATATAACGTTACTTGTATTGCGTTTGTTCTGCATACTATCTCTTGGCGCGATCCGTTACTAGGTGAAAGTAGGGAAATTAGGTTGTTTGGTTGTCCCTTGTGTATCTGTTTTAGCAAGAAGTTATCAAAGATGGTTTTTAACCAGTGTGCTGCCTTGGAGGTTGGAGCATTAAGGACATGTTAGCAGCGCCATGGTTGTTGGGCAACACATCCATAAGATATTTTCTTGCGGTCTACATTTATAATTACTTTTTGCATGGTTCACTGCCACTATCTGCTATCCTTTATTGCCTAGAATGCAGCCTTTTTGACTCAGTAAACTTGCAGTAGTTGCGGTAGTATGACCTGAAAATGGCAACTTCTGGTATTTGTATGCTGATATCTGGCAGTCTGATTTTTTTATTGTATGTTTTCTTAAGTAAGAAAAATTTATCTGTTGCTTAGGATCTGTTTGATTATTAAAAGTTATCAGTATTACTGCCTAGTCGCTTTGAATTATTATAATTTTGCAACCATATATTATGATCATGAATATCTTTTTTATCAGTAATTTTTTCTTTTATCTGTATTTTTTTAATGTGTGTACTTTGTGTATGTTTCTGTTTTAGTGGTTAGATTTTTTCTCTCGCAAACTTCTATTTTAGTGGTTTTTAAGTTTTCCTTTGCATACACGTGCATATTTCCACCAATGGTTCCTATAATAGTTTATGCTCTTATTCATTGTAATGCTCtggttaattattttttttcatgaacCTTGGCACTTTCTTTGTGACTCTGCCTTGTCCAGGCAGTAGTAGAATTTTCCTGGTGAGCTGTGCATTTTTCCCTAAAAATTGATGATCCAGATTATTTGTGCCCTGCCTTGCAATTTGCAAACCAGTTGTGTGCATGTTGACAATCAGTTAATCCATGTACTACAGAGTTTTTTTATTACCTCTTTGTTCATCATGTTATTGTTATTTTAGGTGATTGCTCATGTGCTTAGACTATCAATCTTTGAAGATGCAAAACTGTGTTTTATCAAGTTTTTATTCAAAGTGTTATTGTTATATTTTAATTCTTGCTGAGTTAATCTTTAAATGCCTATGAGCTTGGGATGGTATTGACTATTAGCGAACTAGTGTTGTGTCCTCTCTTAGCTATGTCCAGGGTTTACTGAGTAGAATTGGTTATCAGCATGTTTGCTAAATCTTGAATTGTTTCTAGGCTCTGGTCCTTTGGTGCTCAGGAATTATCATTTTTGGTCATTTCTATGTTGCTTTCCAACCCATTCTATGATAATTTTTCTGTTTTGAGTTTTCTGTATTTGTATGGAAATTAGACGTGCAATCTTAACTAAGATATCCTTGCAATTTTTATTTGTTCAGGATGAAGACACAGAATATCTTGTTCAACCAATCGCCCAACCTCAGCCGGTGCCCATTGGAAACGACTTTGATGCAGCTGATCCTGATGACGCTGATGAAGACAGGGATGAggtggatgatgatgatgaggggGCTGCAGACCAACCTTCATCCTCGCAAGGCACCAAACGGAagagagatgatgatgatctgtCAGGCAGCGGAGATGACAGTGAGGATGATGGTGTTGAGGACTTGAGGCCTTTCAAGCACCATTGATGAAGCAGCTAATGTACATGGATAATCTCCCTCCCCCTTCCTCTCAGCTAGCTAGAAGTGAGCAGcaggatcagcagcagcaggcatgaACAGAAATGGTGGGTTTTCCCCTGTCTTCTTTATTGTTTTTTCGTGTAAAAACTTTGATGAATTGAGAGAGCTTCAGCCTCCTCTTCAAATAGCAGATTTTAGGAGGTAATGGAGAAACACCTTCTGTAGGCTAGTAGCCAACCAGTTTAGTTATTCAGTCTCCCTCTTCCCTGCACTCCTTTCAGTTTGATTTTTCCCTCCAGATTCTCAAATGGTAGTTGCAGCCCTGGGGTTTCCCTCCACCCTTTCAAATTTCTGTTACATTGGCAGTATAGCCGTGCTCAAGCTGTAGTTTCCCTCCAAAAGAAAGCCCGGGAAATGGCCCCCTTTCAAATGCCCCTGGTAGCCGTAGCCTCCATTTGAATTCCTGTATTGCTGCACCTCCGATTGGCTGAATTGCGCTGTGTCCTGGTTACTGCTTTGAGATAGGTGAAATGGCTGTGGTTGCAGCGATGGAGGCGCCGCCCTGAGCCTGTAGAGGCAACCGGGCTCCCGGTCCTTGTATTTTTAAGCTAATTTTTTTTGGTTGGAGAGGCCGCTTCAGGGCCTGGAGCGGCCTGTGTCTATGGTTCACGGTGGTCTCCCGCCCCGTGTTGCTCGTGGTCTATCACGAGGATTAGGTTGTCTCACTGTCAGGCGGGCCCCAGTTGCAGGGTTCATTAAGGTTAAGGTCGCCCGTTCTTGGAGTGAAAATCCGGCTTGCCGAGTAAAAAGGACTTTCAACTGTTGTGTTGGTTGGGCGCTGGACGCCTGAAGTGGAGGGGAGCAATTCCCTTGTTTGTTTTGGGTTCGAGGAGTGGAGTACAGCCGCTGCATTTCCCATTTGCTTTTGGCAAGTTGCGCTGGTGGGATGCGGACGGGTGGCGCAAGTTGGtgccggtggcggtggcggtagcGGTGGGGTATCGGGGGTAACGTGACCTGGTGGTGGCGTGAGACCGTTGGTGGGCCCGATCTGGGTTGGGACTCGGGAGAGCAGCGCGTTGTCGGTGCGTTTGGCCCGAGCCCCGAGGTGGGGGCGTGGGGTAGCCGTAGGGGCGAGCCGAAGGAGATCCGGGCGGATCTGGACGGATGCCTCTCGGCCGCTCGCCCTATAGCTATAGGGCAACCCCTTCCCTCCTTTCTTTAGCTCGTGGCTGTTGACGGTACTGCCCTTGCGGTTCGGCGGCGGGCCCGCCGTGTTGaatactctttttttttaaaaaaaagcctTGTTGAATATTCCAGCTCTGGAGTACTCGGTTCGCCTAGTTTGACACGTCTCCGGCGGAGCGCGACGCGTGACTAGAGCCGAGGGCCCGCGGGTGTGGTGGGGCAGGTTAAGTTCTGGACCCGCAGGTCAGCGTCCCGCTCCGGGTGTCGTGTTGGTCTATGAAGCGGGTGGGTTGGTGGGTGGGATGGATTTGGCGTTCCCACGGAGTTACTGGCCGTCATTACGGCGGCTATTGCTCCGCTCAGCCGACCCGGTGCCTGCGCGACGGTAATAATGATATGGACCGGGTTCACTGCTACTAAAGCGTACGATGGCTGCGCATGTCGCCCGGGTCTACGGATCGGTGTATATGGAATCGTGATAAGGAGGAACGACGGGAGCAGGGGTGCGCCAGGCTCAGGCACCAACAGTTGGCTGGGCGGAAATGGTTCCTTTCGGTACTGCGCATGGACTCGGAACGGAAGTGTGGGCCCGATCGCACGCTATACGCGTGAGGCCGTGAGGCGTGGTGGATGAGCGAGCCAGGCAGAGCCGCAGAGCAGGGCAACGGCGGGACGGGTCCACAGCGTCTAAAAAAATACACTCCTCCGCTAGAAGGGTCAAACATAATATTAACATCTATACGTATtattagattaattataaaatatatttttatacctGATCTATTGGAGTTATAAATgtttagtaatttttttataaatttgacGAAATTTGAAGTTATTCGACTCCTAAGAAACtgaaaattgtttttttttttaaccgGTCGTCCGGGCGGGGCGGGAGGCCCCGTCGCCACCGCGCTGTCGTGCAGCGTGAGGCGGGCAGCCGAATGCGGAGCGGCGACGGGGATGGCCGGATGGTGCGGCCAATAAAGTCGTCGCCGGGGATTGGGGTGCTAGCGGGGCCACTGTCAGTGACCCTAGGGCGGAGAGTGCTCGGCCCAGGCCCAGGCCCAGGCCCAGGCCCAGAGCAATCCCACCGCACAACTTTCTCCGGCAATCGGCCCGCTACCTCACTTTGCGAAACAACAAGAGCACTTTCTGGATCCAATCCACGCACAGACTTGTGCATTGACTGATAGGTGTGGGCCGTCTGCCAGTGACACGGCCTAATGCTATAGCGATTGATCTGGAGCGTCGATGATAATCCGGAcgggccacgccacgccacgcagCTCGTCGGCGGATTCGTCCCGTTCCGTGAGAGAGCCAGCTGAGGCTGCCGTGAGCCTGTGACCGTGAACGGAATGGCCGGCTCAGGCTCAGAGGCgcaaccgcgccgcgccgcgccgcgaggCCCGCAGGTTCAGGAGGCGAGCAGATAGCGTGGTGGCGCCATGCGCGGATGCGCCAAAGCAATGCCGTCCAACTGTTCCAGTGGACAGGAGCCACCTCCGACGACCACCGGAGAGAACCAAACCCACCGTCTCCCCCATTAACCAGCCGCCTCATCTCGTCTTCTATCCTTTTTCGCTTCGCCTCCGCGCGTCCAGCTGCGGCCTTGATCGCATGCTGCCCGGCCTCCGCGGCTCGTGAAACCGTTGGTGGCTGCTCGCTCTCGCGCCGGTTCCGCCATGGCGCCTCAGCCTGTGCACACCCTGAGGCTGAGCACTCCCGCTGGCCATGCAGTGTGCAGGTGCTCCGCCGCCCCGCTCTTCGGGAAGAGGCTGCCGGCCATCGTCGCCTTCCCCCGTgccggcaggggcggcgccgtcgccttGTGCTCGGCCGTGCAGGAGtcgtccacctccaccaccggtACCGCCTTATGCTTGATGGAGCCCGATACTTATTTCCTGTCCTAATTTCTAAATAAGTTCTCCCAACTCGCTGGTCGGTACAAATTGAGGGTTTAGAAATGTTGGATGTGTGGATCGATGCCTATGCTGTCTGCTATCTGGGATTCGAAGTGCTGGCCTCATTTTCTTTAATTCCATTTCATGTAGTTAGccagaagaaggatgctgcAGACGGTGAGAAAAAGGaagccacggcggcggcagcgaagccggccgcggccgcggccgcgaagCCAAAGAAGGCCCCGGCGAAGCCGCTGCCAGAGATGATGCAGGAGGAGATCATCCCGCCGCTCAAGGACGCCCTGGAGGCGGAGGAGAACGTGTCCCAGGTCCAGCTTTCTTTCCAAAACAACACGGTGAGTACTGACTGTGACTGCAATACAGAATGTTTGTAGCTACTAACCTCTTTAACGGTTTCAGAGTTACAAAAACCCGGAGTGTTGTGATGTGGCATTGCTATATAATAGTGCATCTGTTCTAGCAAACAAGATATGTATGCATAACTGACTGAGCGTTCTTGCACCATAGTATAAATCAACATGAGGACCAGCAGCTGAATACCTGAATTTTAGTGTTGCGCACAAAATTGTCCTGGCTTCATACCAGCATACCACACACCGTATCAAGAGTTGTGTGTAGTGTGTAGTTTATGACTTTCTCAAGCACTGTAACGGAGAAGGTAAAACTGACTGCTAGGATCAATTGCAGGTTAGCGGCAActgcttctttttcttttttcttttctttttttaaaatgaTAAGCGGCAACTGCTAATCTGCTATTGATAGGCACAACCGCTCAAGCATACTCTTTTGCAAATAAAAAACAGTTTAATGTGTTGATGGACATCAGACATTCTTTCAGTATGTATGCATAACAGCACAAGCATACTGTTctgcaaaaaaataaaacagaaacAAAATGGTTTTATCAGCTTGTGTCTCTTTTTACCACTCTTATACACAGTGCTAACATATCTGAGCAGTTGTTCAAGATTGCAGAATGCAAAACTTGAGGTAATTAGCAGATTTCTTACCCTTCGCTGATGGATTGCAGTTGGAGGGTTCCTTCATAAAGGATGATGTACCCTATTATTTTTGGGCCTTCTTTCCGAAAGGAGATCTCACAGGTACATACTTAAATTTCtgtcatctcctccttgaactTCGATGTTCGATGCTGTTTTCCTTGCTGAAAATTCTGCTGATAGGAACATCATTCATTATAATCGTTGGTTCATAACCAATATTTTAGTCCCTTGCTAACAAACttacaggggggggggggggagtgctCTGCTGATTTGAACCTGCACAGCCTTGGAATTTCTGAATATTACCATGTAGACTCTGATATTACATGGCATATCTAGACTATTTTCATCTGATATGCAGTGGTATAAGCTACAGTTTTTTTAACAACAGTACGACGGAGCATAATTTGCAGCATGCCGCAACTAaagaatttttttcttgaatcaTTACCAcgctttttttagaaaaagcaGCAGGGGCTCTGCCTTCTTAGTCCTTACTGAATAATATACGGCTTACCTAGATGAGAACTATCATCAGTTCTTTATCCATCTACTTTGCAGTATGATAGCACATGAGCTGAGCAAACTGAATTGATGAGAGGCGCATACTCATAATCTATTATCGAATAATGCAGGACCGAGGGGCTTTGCGCTATCGTCCTACAGTAACGAAGTCAGCACCATCGAGCCATTCCTAATCGATGAAAAGAGGATAACCCCCCAGTACGTGGTGTTCTGGGTTTACAAGAGGCTGGCCGGGCAAGGCATCCTTCCCGTCTGGaaggaagaggagggggagggggaggaggagggtgcaAAGTAGTGAGTGATCTCGCGCAGGCACATACAGACTGTCCGCTGTGAAACAACACAATCGATCGTGTCCGAACGCGTAACTCTGTAAAGTTCGTCTGCTAATGTACGGATACTCTGTAAAGTTAAAACCAACCGTCGTTTTGTCTACCAGTCACATATAAACGGCAGGATTGTGGAGCTGATGCTGAACATTGGTTGCTTGTGTTGGCTCCATACTTGCACAGTAGCCATACGGctgaagtccatcaattttTTCAGACTGGTTTGCGCTGGGCAACTTTTGCCTTTGAGGGCCGGGCCGGCTCGGTTTCTCTTGATTTTGTTGTTTCTTGTGGCCAGCGAATACGAACGAAAATGTATCTTTTCCGTCGACAAGAGAACAGCCAATAGATCTAAGACGGGTGGCATCTGAAAGCTCTGGTGTCTGAAGATAATTATCGCCAGTCGCTGAGTCCTACCTGTCGCACTCTATCCCTCCAGTAGTCCAGTCCTTCGCCATTATCCGAGGCGTCCACGTGCACAACCGTATGGAAATGCAAGATATAATTATTGTCTTACTTTTCCGTGAAAGATAATTATGATCTTATTGGTTGTTGCAGGAGCATACTCCCTTCCTCCCAACTCTAAAAAGTCaaacaaatttaaatttaactacCCCTCCGTCTTGAAATGTAGGTCATTTTAGAATTTTTCCAACAAATTATGAAGATAAAGAAACAACTCTCCTACTCCTAATTATTAAACATTAGGACTCTATTTTGAAtaattaaatatgtgctaattaaaATATCATGCTCTTTCCCATGTACCTTCCCCACATACACCTCTCCTTTACATAGTTGCATGCACGTCTTTCTATTGGAAAAGACCAGAAAATGATGAACAATTAAGATAGTTTGATCTAAgaatggcaacgggtcgggttcaGTTCGGGTGGAGTGTCTGGGCACCTAAAACCGAAATCCGAACTTAAAACACTTACCCAACCCGAACTCCGATTCGGGTGCAAATTCATACATAAAActgaaacccgcggatacccgcaacCCAACGATAATCCAAAACCCAAACGCGGTTAGGCCGGCGAGGTCGCTACTCGCTCGTGGGGGCCGGGGTCGCGGAGTACAGGGTCGGCGCCGGCGACTATAGTGCGGCCTTGCCGCCGAGATGCCTGGACTCGGCTGTGCGGCCAGGGTGCGGGAGGCTGTCACGGTGCACAAGTGAAGACGGAAAGCGGGAACGCGAAGGCGGGAAACGGAAGAGTAGCGTGTGCGTGGTGTGGGTTGTAAGTGGGCCCGTTGGCCAGTGAGAGAGAAAGAAACGGGGTTAAACACGGTACGGTTGTAACAGACGATTATCGATTATCATTTGACTCTGGTTCTCGAGACAAGGGGTCCTCGGCCCGTCCCCGTATCCTCTCTGTTTCCCTCTTGAGATCGCGCTCACGCAGCCGGTGATCGCCGCCGGCCAAGGGTGTGtgacaagtggtatcagattcGCTCTTTCCTCAGCCATCCACtgctcttcttctccttctgctCGCCCGATTCGACCAGTTCCGCCGCCATGGCGTGCTAGGTCTGCTCCGCCGTGTATCGTCCGATCTCGGCGTCCACGCCCCGCCTACCGACTCCcagtcggcggcggccctgcataTCGCCGGTTAGCTAGTCCTGCGCCGTCGACCACCCACTTCGCGCCGCTTAGGGTGTAGATCGGGCTCGAGCATCCTGTGGATCTCTTTTCCCCTTTTCAGCGCCGCGACGAGCATTTCGTCGCTGGTTCGTGGGTTCCGGACGCAATTGCTGTACTCCTTCGACCGGATCGACGTTGTGCGAGCCTCTGGTTCGAGGTCCTCCCAAATCGCGCAGTGTCCCCGCGTTTGAGGTGCAGTCGCCACGGCGCCCCCTAAGCCTTCAGTGCAAACCCAACTCCTGCTGTCCAGAATGGAGGAACGTTTCACCCAGGACGATGAGCGTTGGGAACAGGTCAACCTAAACTTTGATCTGCTGTTCGCCCGGGTCGATTCTATGGGTGCTAATCAACAGAGGATGGAAGCGCAGATGGATTTGGGTAACAAAGTCATGGAGCAGATCCTTCACGACCAGCAACTTTTGGCCAAGCAGATCGAACTCACTGGTGAGGCGATTGCTCGCATCAATCTGAATCAGACCCCGCCCCCGGAGCACGACGTCGAGCCACCAAGTCCCACCTATACACATCGCTCGGGCCCTTCATTTCGCACCAACCGGCC
This portion of the Panicum virgatum strain AP13 chromosome 2N, P.virgatum_v5, whole genome shotgun sequence genome encodes:
- the LOC120658537 gene encoding acidic leucine-rich nuclear phosphoprotein 32-related protein 1-like, which produces MVDEAWERAVEAALHAGGEGSSSPARSLTLDGAVKCMHGRLPAAEILERHQSLEHLSIAGVGVTSLEGFPRLRNLTRLTLSDNRIAGGLDHLVAAGLSSLRDLDLSNNRIQDVDDLAPLADLRLVSLDLYECPVTRVKDYRSRVFGMIRTLKYLDKMDADENERPESDDDDDDGDGEGDGEGDGDGDGDGDEDDDDEEDEDDPGSGEVANGGVSHSLGGVASHPAEVNGVIDVDEEESDADEVVPNGGVEHHHGVNGFRVAAAGEAPEEEDEDVEDEDEDDDEDFEEEDDLGEEIDEDGDDEDAVVEVHDVPSSDDEEDGVEVEDDEEDDEEEEVEDEGEEAEPQSSGRVAMMTGEDGGEEIDGHEHGEGDDEDENGEIGEEDDEGLEADRGFEEGNEDEDADDEDEDTEYLVQPIAQPQPVPIGNDFDAADPDDADEDRDEVDDDDEGAADQPSSSQGTKRKRDDDDLSGSGDDSEDDGVEDLRPFKHH
- the LOC120662918 gene encoding uncharacterized protein LOC120662918 is translated as MAPQPVHTLRLSTPAGHAVCRCSAAPLFGKRLPAIVAFPRAGRGGAVALCSAVQESSTSTTVSQKKDAADGEKKEATAAAAKPAAAAAAKPKKAPAKPLPEMMQEEIIPPLKDALEAEENVSQVQLSFQNNTLEGSFIKDDVPYYFWAFFPKGDLTGPRGFALSSYSNEVSTIEPFLIDEKRITPQYVVFWVYKRLAGQGILPVWKEEEGEGEEEGAK